A window from Triticum aestivum cultivar Chinese Spring chromosome 6D, IWGSC CS RefSeq v2.1, whole genome shotgun sequence encodes these proteins:
- the LOC123145306 gene encoding E3 ubiquitin-protein ligase makorin isoform X1 — MSNRSICKFFVNGACFKGDYCQFSHDWNDQPNDVCTFYQNGVCSYGSRCRYEHVEVSSEYTPPSTTAALAPSNSYLSWCPLCEGEIDVSNQTHKSLSVCSVHQSTWRFDDEDCIPEDGNSLSSALTAQNQALHPLAHLPICSFAAAGTCPYGKECPQMHGDPCTSCGKQCLHPYRPSEGGAHIKLCKRNNKRLETLKKSEEMECSVCLDRVLSKPTAAEKRFGLLPECDHAFCITCIRKWRSSSLTSSMDIDSTVKACPICRKVSYYVIPSATWYSSKEEKQDIIDGYKAKLKSIDCRYFDFGRDTCPFGGRCFYKYCMFTSMPTPMGVWRSRQRWQCFIFMPTMVVWSMQEILDWRTCSAGYICRRKLLRREVRTYLGSHNFLSGWWLLPTYNPR, encoded by the exons ATGTCGAACAG GTCCATTTGCAAGTTCTTTGTGAATGGTGCTTGCTTTAAAGGAGACTACTGCCAATTCTCCCATGACTGGAATGATCAACCAAATGAT GTCTGCACATTTTACCAGAACGGTGTGTGCTCTTATGGCAGTCGTTGCAGATATGAACATGTTGAAGTTTCTTCTGAATACACCCCACCATCAACTACTGCAGCACTTGCACCATCCAACTCTTATCTGTCTTGGTGTCCTCTTTGTGAGGGGGAAATAGATGTGAGCAACCAGACACACAAAAGTTTATCGGTATGCTCTGTGCATCAGTCTACCTGGAGATTTGATGATGAAGATTGCATTCCAGAGGATGGGAACAGCTTGTCATCAGCACTAACTGCACAAAACCAAGCGCTCCACCCACTTGCTCATCTGCCCATATGCTCTTTTGCCGCAGCTGGAACTTGTCCCTATGGGAAAGAGTGCCCTCAGATGCATGGGGATCCATGCACATCCTGTGGAAAACAGTGCTTGCATCCCTACCGGCCCAGCGAAGGTGGGGCTCATATCAAGCTCTGCAAGAGAAACAACAAACGTCTTGAGACCTTGAAAAAAAGTGAAGAGATGGAATGTAGTGTGTGTTTGGACCGTGTGCTTTCAAAGCCCACAGCAGCGGAAAAGAGGTTTGGGCTTCTACCTGAATGTGACCATGCCTTCTGTATCACATGCATTAGGAAGTGGCGCAGCAGCTCTCTTACATCTTCTATGGATATCGACTCTACAGTCAAGGCTTGTCCAATATGCCGCAAAGTCTCGTACTATGTCATTCCTAGTGCTACATGGTACTCCTCGAAGGAGGAAAAACAGGATATAATTGACGGTTACAAGGCCAAGCTCAA GTCGATTGATTGTAGGTACTTTGACTTTGGAAGGGACACTTGCCCCTTTGGTGGTCGATGTTTCTACAAG TACTGTATGTTCACCAGCATGCCTACACCGATGGGCGTTTGGAGGAGCCGGCAACGGTGGCAGTGCTTCATTTTCATGCCGACAATGGTAGTATGGAGCATGCAAGAAATATTGG ATTGGCGTACTTGCTCAGCCGGTTACATCTGTAG AAGGAAGCTGTTGAGAAGAGAAGTACGTACTTACTTAGGGAGCCATAACTTTCTCTCCGGCTGGTGGTTGCTGCCAACTTATAATCCAAGGTAG
- the LOC123145306 gene encoding E3 ubiquitin-protein ligase makorin isoform X2, producing the protein MSNRSICKFFVNGACFKGDYCQFSHDWNDQPNDVCTFYQNGVCSYGSRCRYEHVEVSSEYTPPSTTAALAPSNSYLSWCPLCEGEIDVSNQTHKSLSVCSVHQSTWRFDDEDCIPEDGNSLSSALTAQNQALHPLAHLPICSFAAAGTCPYGKECPQMHGDPCTSCGKQCLHPYRPSEGGAHIKLCKRNNKRLETLKKSEEMECSVCLDRVLSKPTAAEKRFGLLPECDHAFCITCIRKWRSSSLTSSMDIDSTVKACPICRKVSYYVIPSATWYSSKEEKQDIIDGYKAKLKSIDCRYFDFGRDTCPFGGRCFYKYCMFTSMPTPMGVWRSRQRWQCFIFMPTMVVWSMQEILDWRTCSAGYICSIQKEAVEKRSTYLLREP; encoded by the exons ATGTCGAACAG GTCCATTTGCAAGTTCTTTGTGAATGGTGCTTGCTTTAAAGGAGACTACTGCCAATTCTCCCATGACTGGAATGATCAACCAAATGAT GTCTGCACATTTTACCAGAACGGTGTGTGCTCTTATGGCAGTCGTTGCAGATATGAACATGTTGAAGTTTCTTCTGAATACACCCCACCATCAACTACTGCAGCACTTGCACCATCCAACTCTTATCTGTCTTGGTGTCCTCTTTGTGAGGGGGAAATAGATGTGAGCAACCAGACACACAAAAGTTTATCGGTATGCTCTGTGCATCAGTCTACCTGGAGATTTGATGATGAAGATTGCATTCCAGAGGATGGGAACAGCTTGTCATCAGCACTAACTGCACAAAACCAAGCGCTCCACCCACTTGCTCATCTGCCCATATGCTCTTTTGCCGCAGCTGGAACTTGTCCCTATGGGAAAGAGTGCCCTCAGATGCATGGGGATCCATGCACATCCTGTGGAAAACAGTGCTTGCATCCCTACCGGCCCAGCGAAGGTGGGGCTCATATCAAGCTCTGCAAGAGAAACAACAAACGTCTTGAGACCTTGAAAAAAAGTGAAGAGATGGAATGTAGTGTGTGTTTGGACCGTGTGCTTTCAAAGCCCACAGCAGCGGAAAAGAGGTTTGGGCTTCTACCTGAATGTGACCATGCCTTCTGTATCACATGCATTAGGAAGTGGCGCAGCAGCTCTCTTACATCTTCTATGGATATCGACTCTACAGTCAAGGCTTGTCCAATATGCCGCAAAGTCTCGTACTATGTCATTCCTAGTGCTACATGGTACTCCTCGAAGGAGGAAAAACAGGATATAATTGACGGTTACAAGGCCAAGCTCAA GTCGATTGATTGTAGGTACTTTGACTTTGGAAGGGACACTTGCCCCTTTGGTGGTCGATGTTTCTACAAG TACTGTATGTTCACCAGCATGCCTACACCGATGGGCGTTTGGAGGAGCCGGCAACGGTGGCAGTGCTTCATTTTCATGCCGACAATGGTAGTATGGAGCATGCAAGAAATATTGG ATTGGCGTACTTGCTCAGCCGGTTACATCTGTAG CATCCAGAAGGAAGCTGTTGAGAAGAGAAGTACGTACTTACTTAGGGAGCCATAA
- the LOC123145306 gene encoding E3 ubiquitin-protein ligase makorin isoform X3, translating to MSNRSICKFFVNGACFKGDYCQFSHDWNDQPNDVCTFYQNGVCSYGSRCRYEHVEVSSEYTPPSTTAALAPSNSYLSWCPLCEGEIDVSNQTHKSLSVCSVHQSTWRFDDEDCIPEDGNSLSSALTAQNQALHPLAHLPICSFAAAGTCPYGKECPQMHGDPCTSCGKQCLHPYRPSEGGAHIKLCKRNNKRLETLKKSEEMECSVCLDRVLSKPTAAEKRFGLLPECDHAFCITCIRKWRSSSLTSSMDIDSTVKACPICRKVSYYVIPSATWYSSKEEKQDIIDGYKAKLKSIDCRYFDFGRDTCPFGGRCFYKHAYTDGRLEEPATVAVLHFHADNGSMEHARNIGLAYLLSRLHL from the exons ATGTCGAACAG GTCCATTTGCAAGTTCTTTGTGAATGGTGCTTGCTTTAAAGGAGACTACTGCCAATTCTCCCATGACTGGAATGATCAACCAAATGAT GTCTGCACATTTTACCAGAACGGTGTGTGCTCTTATGGCAGTCGTTGCAGATATGAACATGTTGAAGTTTCTTCTGAATACACCCCACCATCAACTACTGCAGCACTTGCACCATCCAACTCTTATCTGTCTTGGTGTCCTCTTTGTGAGGGGGAAATAGATGTGAGCAACCAGACACACAAAAGTTTATCGGTATGCTCTGTGCATCAGTCTACCTGGAGATTTGATGATGAAGATTGCATTCCAGAGGATGGGAACAGCTTGTCATCAGCACTAACTGCACAAAACCAAGCGCTCCACCCACTTGCTCATCTGCCCATATGCTCTTTTGCCGCAGCTGGAACTTGTCCCTATGGGAAAGAGTGCCCTCAGATGCATGGGGATCCATGCACATCCTGTGGAAAACAGTGCTTGCATCCCTACCGGCCCAGCGAAGGTGGGGCTCATATCAAGCTCTGCAAGAGAAACAACAAACGTCTTGAGACCTTGAAAAAAAGTGAAGAGATGGAATGTAGTGTGTGTTTGGACCGTGTGCTTTCAAAGCCCACAGCAGCGGAAAAGAGGTTTGGGCTTCTACCTGAATGTGACCATGCCTTCTGTATCACATGCATTAGGAAGTGGCGCAGCAGCTCTCTTACATCTTCTATGGATATCGACTCTACAGTCAAGGCTTGTCCAATATGCCGCAAAGTCTCGTACTATGTCATTCCTAGTGCTACATGGTACTCCTCGAAGGAGGAAAAACAGGATATAATTGACGGTTACAAGGCCAAGCTCAA GTCGATTGATTGTAGGTACTTTGACTTTGGAAGGGACACTTGCCCCTTTGGTGGTCGATGTTTCTACAAG CATGCCTACACCGATGGGCGTTTGGAGGAGCCGGCAACGGTGGCAGTGCTTCATTTTCATGCCGACAATGGTAGTATGGAGCATGCAAGAAATATTGG ATTGGCGTACTTGCTCAGCCGGTTACATCTGTAG